From a single Candidatus Methanomethylicota archaeon genomic region:
- a CDS encoding HypC/HybG/HupF family hydrogenase formation chaperone: MCLAIPAKIIKIIGEKAEVDIGGVIRETSIALVKNVKEGDYVLIHTGYAIAKISKEEAEELLNIWKEIS; encoded by the coding sequence TTGTGTTTAGCCATACCAGCAAAAATTATTAAAATAATAGGAGAAAAAGCTGAAGTAGATATAGGTGGAGTTATAAGAGAAACATCAATTGCTTTAGTTAAAAATGTAAAAGAAGGAGATTATGTATTAATACATACAGGATATGCCATAGCTAAAATAAGTAAAGAAGAAGCTGAGGAGTTGTTAAATATATGGAAGGAGATTTCTTAA
- the psmB gene encoding archaeal proteasome endopeptidase complex subunit beta, whose protein sequence is MGFPITGATTIGILCKNGVVLASEKRISYGYSLMSKAGKKVFLINNRIGVAFAGLISDAQAVLRRLAMEIRLYELEKDTKMSVRAAAKFLANLLYSQRFFPVFTETIIGGFDEEGFKLFILDQLGSLIEDKYAAVGTGAALAISIIEGSYKEDMTIEEARDLAIKSMKAAISRDVVSGDGIDLVIISNNESKEEFIPIR, encoded by the coding sequence GTGGGATTTCCTATAACAGGAGCAACTACAATAGGAATATTATGTAAAAATGGAGTAGTATTAGCATCTGAAAAAAGAATTTCTTATGGATATTCTTTAATGAGTAAAGCTGGAAAGAAAGTTTTTCTTATAAATAATAGAATAGGAGTGGCTTTTGCTGGATTAATATCAGATGCTCAAGCAGTATTAAGAAGATTAGCAATGGAAATAAGATTATATGAATTAGAAAAAGATACTAAAATGAGTGTTAGAGCTGCAGCAAAATTCCTTGCTAATTTATTATATTCACAAAGATTTTTCCCTGTATTTACTGAAACTATTATTGGTGGATTTGATGAAGAAGGTTTTAAATTATTTATTTTAGATCAATTAGGTTCTTTAATTGAAGATAAATATGCTGCAGTTGGAACTGGAGCTGCTTTAGCTATAAGTATTATTGAAGGATCATATAAAGAAGATATGACAATTGAAGAAGCAAGAGATTTAGCAATAAAATCTATGAAAGCAGCTATTTCAAGAGATGTAGTTTCAGGAGATGGAATAGATTTAGTAATAATATCTAATAATGAATCAAAAGAAGAATTCATACCAATAAGGTAG
- the rtcA gene encoding RNA 3'-terminal phosphate cyclase, translated as MGFLEIDGSYGEGGGQLLRSAIALSCITKKPIKVYNIRSKRSNPGLQHQHLTAIKAAVEITKAEVKGLSIGSTTIYFEPRKIQGGKYEFDIKTAGSITLVIQAILPILCFAENSSEVIIIGGTDVPWSPTIDYFKYVVIENLKKIGINAEIELIKRGHYPKGGGKVILKVNPINEILPLSIINRGNILNIQGISHCTNLPAHVAIRQANAAINILKNEIKNIEIKEERSEGLGPGSGIALWANIENSLRIGSDAIGAKGKSAEEVGKEAAIKLLEELKSEMAIDRHMGDMIILYMALAKERSQIGISSLTLHTETMIWLTEKFFNIKWNIEKLNEKVIIKRL; from the coding sequence ATGGGATTTCTAGAAATAGATGGCTCTTATGGAGAAGGTGGAGGGCAACTTTTAAGAAGTGCTATTGCTTTATCATGTATTACAAAAAAACCAATAAAAGTATATAATATAAGAAGTAAAAGATCAAATCCAGGTCTTCAACATCAACATTTAACTGCAATTAAAGCTGCAGTAGAAATAACAAAAGCTGAAGTAAAGGGATTATCAATAGGAAGTACTACTATATATTTTGAACCAAGAAAAATACAAGGAGGAAAATATGAATTTGATATTAAAACTGCAGGAAGTATAACATTAGTAATACAAGCTATTTTACCAATATTATGTTTTGCTGAAAATTCTTCAGAAGTAATAATAATAGGAGGGACAGATGTTCCTTGGAGTCCAACTATAGATTATTTTAAATATGTTGTAATTGAGAATTTGAAAAAAATTGGTATAAATGCAGAAATTGAACTTATAAAAAGAGGACATTATCCAAAAGGAGGGGGAAAAGTAATTTTAAAAGTAAATCCAATAAATGAAATTCTTCCTTTATCAATAATAAATAGAGGTAATATTTTAAATATTCAAGGAATTTCTCATTGTACAAATCTTCCAGCACATGTTGCAATTAGACAAGCTAATGCTGCTATTAATATATTAAAAAATGAAATAAAGAATATTGAAATAAAAGAAGAAAGAAGTGAAGGACTAGGTCCTGGAAGTGGAATTGCATTATGGGCAAATATTGAAAATAGTCTAAGAATTGGATCAGATGCTATAGGAGCAAAAGGAAAATCAGCTGAAGAAGTTGGAAAAGAAGCAGCAATTAAACTTTTAGAAGAATTAAAAAGTGAAATGGCCATTGATAGACATATGGGAGATATGATTATTTTATATATGGCATTAGCTAAGGAAAGAAGTCAAATAGGAATTTCTTCTCTTACTCTTCATACAGAAACTATGATTTGGCTTACTGAAAAATTCTTTAATATAAAATGGAATATTGAAAAATTAAATGAAAAAGTAATTATAAAGCGTCTTTAA
- a CDS encoding nicotinamide-nucleotide adenylyltransferase: MRGLIIGRYQPFHKGHLEVIKCVLNEVNELIIGIGSAQISHTLENPFTAGERITMISEALKEEGLRDKCYYIIPIPDIWNNSLWVRHVISLTPSFDIVYTGNPLARRLFMEEGIIVKEVPMFDRKKYSGTEIRKRMILGEDWESLVPPAVARVIKQIKGVERLRDITKSDKLTHLKGGDISP; this comes from the coding sequence ATGAGAGGATTGATAATAGGAAGATATCAACCTTTTCATAAAGGACATTTAGAAGTAATAAAATGTGTATTAAATGAAGTAAATGAACTTATAATTGGAATTGGAAGTGCACAAATAAGTCATACTTTAGAAAATCCATTTACTGCTGGAGAAAGAATAACAATGATTTCTGAAGCTTTAAAAGAAGAAGGTTTGAGAGATAAGTGTTATTACATAATTCCAATACCAGATATTTGGAATAATTCACTTTGGGTAAGGCATGTTATTTCTCTTACACCAAGTTTTGATATTGTATATACTGGAAATCCTTTAGCAAGAAGACTTTTCATGGAAGAAGGAATAATTGTAAAAGAAGTACCAATGTTTGATAGAAAAAAATATTCTGGAACTGAAATAAGAAAAAGAATGATTTTGGGAGAAGATTGGGAAAGTCTAGTCCCTCCAGCTGTAGCAAGAGTAATAAAACAAATAAAAGGAGTAGAAAGATTAAGAGATATTACTAAAAGTGATAAATTAACTCATTTAAAAGGAGGAGATATTTCTCCATAA
- a CDS encoding 50S ribosome-binding GTPase: MKQPFEDIPTIIKAEELINKSIKNAIKAEINIPKEMSSIMKAKSREKGRIKIMANTSANYLEKIVKSFPSIDNLHPFYREMLEIIYGISNTKALLGRINRGARIIREIASSSIIELKKSKNPIEAAKIRRAFVGRMASIIRDLEEDLLKLSEIRNKLKDLPSIDPNIPIVILAGYPGVGKSTIVRAISSAKPEVRSYPFTTKEVIVGHLEINGNKIQIIDTPGLLDRPIEKRSKEELMAISALNHLKGIVAFIVDTSESNGFSLEEQKSLYENLKKFLSSKIIVFFNKVDISNEEKILKAEAIFGQCTKIIAIKNIGLNEFIKKIKDAL, translated from the coding sequence ATGAAACAACCTTTTGAAGATATTCCAACAATAATTAAAGCTGAAGAATTAATAAATAAAAGTATAAAAAATGCAATTAAAGCTGAAATTAATATTCCTAAGGAAATGTCTTCAATAATGAAAGCCAAAAGTAGAGAAAAAGGAAGAATAAAAATAATGGCAAATACTTCAGCAAATTATTTAGAAAAAATTGTAAAATCTTTTCCAAGTATAGATAATCTTCATCCTTTTTATAGAGAAATGCTTGAAATTATATATGGAATATCTAATACAAAGGCTTTATTAGGAAGAATAAATAGAGGAGCAAGAATAATACGTGAAATTGCTTCTTCTTCTATAATAGAATTAAAAAAATCAAAAAATCCAATAGAAGCTGCTAAAATAAGAAGAGCTTTTGTTGGAAGAATGGCATCAATAATTAGAGATTTAGAAGAAGATCTTTTAAAATTATCTGAAATAAGGAATAAACTTAAGGATTTGCCATCTATTGATCCTAACATACCTATAGTAATTCTTGCTGGCTATCCTGGTGTAGGAAAATCTACAATTGTTAGAGCAATATCTTCAGCTAAACCTGAAGTTCGTTCTTATCCATTTACTACTAAAGAAGTAATTGTTGGACATTTAGAAATTAATGGAAATAAAATTCAAATAATAGATACTCCTGGACTTTTAGATAGACCAATAGAAAAAAGAAGTAAAGAAGAACTTATGGCAATTTCTGCTTTAAATCATTTAAAAGGAATTGTAGCTTTTATAGTAGATACTTCAGAATCTAATGGATTTAGTTTAGAAGAACAAAAATCATTATATGAAAATTTAAAAAAATTTCTATCATCAAAAATAATAGTATTTTTTAATAAAGTAGATATTTCAAATGAAGAAAAAATTTTAAAAGCTGAGGCAATTTTTGGACAATGTACAAAAATAATAGCTATAAAAAATATTGGATTAAATGAATTTATTAAAAAAATTAAAGACGCTTTATAA
- the hypD gene encoding hydrogenase formation protein HypD: MEGDFLKFFRNKKIIEKITKRIWEEAKNIENIKIMHVCGTHEWTITHFGIRSLLPNNIKVIAGPGCPVCVTPASEIDAMANLSLEKNVIITTFGDVFRVPGLKTSLMEAKAMGGEIRIVYSISESIEIAKKVNKEVVHFSIGFETTAPTTALEILKNPPENFSTFVTHKLIPPAMEFLLKQGCKIDGFICPGHVSTIIGVKPYRKLAEIYKKPMVIAGFEPLDIMIGILNLIIQIKEGEYSVYNEYSRAVKEEGNIEALKIMEEVFECNNSWWRGIGLIENSGLKLKKEFENFDASKKFNINSIKEENFMPKDCRCGDVLKGEIMPEECPLFGKSCNPIHPIGPCMVSIEGACSIVYKHLIKIL, from the coding sequence ATGGAAGGAGATTTCTTAAAATTCTTTAGAAATAAAAAAATTATAGAAAAAATTACTAAGAGAATATGGGAAGAAGCAAAAAATATTGAAAATATTAAAATAATGCATGTATGTGGAACACATGAATGGACTATAACTCATTTTGGTATAAGAAGTCTTTTACCAAATAATATTAAAGTTATAGCTGGTCCAGGATGTCCAGTATGTGTTACTCCAGCTAGTGAAATAGATGCAATGGCAAATCTTTCACTTGAAAAAAATGTAATAATAACTACTTTTGGTGATGTATTTAGAGTACCTGGATTAAAAACTTCATTAATGGAAGCAAAAGCTATGGGAGGAGAAATAAGAATTGTATATAGTATTTCTGAAAGTATTGAAATTGCAAAAAAAGTAAATAAAGAAGTTGTACATTTCTCAATAGGTTTTGAAACTACTGCTCCAACAACTGCTTTAGAAATTTTAAAAAATCCACCTGAAAATTTTAGTACTTTTGTAACTCATAAATTAATACCACCTGCTATGGAATTTCTTTTAAAACAAGGTTGTAAAATTGATGGATTTATTTGTCCTGGACATGTATCAACTATAATAGGAGTAAAGCCTTATAGAAAATTAGCTGAAATTTATAAAAAACCAATGGTTATAGCTGGATTTGAACCTTTAGATATTATGATTGGAATATTAAATTTAATAATTCAAATAAAAGAAGGAGAATACTCAGTTTATAATGAATATAGTAGAGCTGTAAAAGAAGAAGGAAATATTGAAGCTTTAAAAATAATGGAAGAAGTATTTGAATGTAATAATTCATGGTGGCGTGGAATAGGACTTATTGAAAATTCAGGATTAAAACTTAAAAAAGAATTTGAAAATTTTGATGCTTCAAAAAAATTTAATATAAATTCAATAAAAGAAGAAAATTTCATGCCTAAAGATTGTAGATGTGGTGATGTTCTTAAAGGAGAAATTATGCCAGAAGAATGTCCTTTATTTGGAAAATCATGTAATCCTATTCATCCCATAGGACCATGTATGGTAAGTATAGAAGGAGCTTGTTCTATAGTATATAAACATTTAATCAAGATTCTTTAA
- a CDS encoding alanine--glyoxylate aminotransferase family protein → MDIPQLIMLPGPTNIHPRVYSAMCKPMINHRSKEFRELYMRILENIKKIFQTENDIFILTSSGTGGVECAVSNLFLPSDKVIIPIAGTFGERFSETLSVYKINTIRINIEPGKAPRLEQIEEVIRKNPDAKGIVIVYNETSTGTTVRDLPKICKIAKDFGLITVVDAISILGGDDLPVDEWEIDFCITASQKCLATPPGLAIVSVSKDAWKMIEREKPRSDYFDLIKYKKYRDEQKETPFTPAINLFYALDEAINIILEYGLDKWINRHKITSKAYYTAITTMGLPLLAEEWCRSNTVIAVKMPNGISAKLLREILANKYRVVVAGGFGGLKNSIFRIGNMGLINPRDVLTTLSSIESAFFELGYPIKSGIESAIPILKNLD, encoded by the coding sequence TTGGATATACCACAATTAATAATGCTACCTGGACCTACAAATATTCATCCTAGAGTATATTCTGCAATGTGCAAGCCTATGATAAATCATAGAAGTAAAGAATTTCGTGAACTTTATATGAGAATTTTAGAAAATATTAAAAAAATTTTTCAAACTGAAAATGATATTTTTATATTAACTTCTTCAGGAACAGGTGGAGTAGAATGTGCAGTTAGTAATTTATTTTTACCTAGTGATAAAGTCATAATACCTATAGCTGGTACTTTTGGAGAAAGATTTTCAGAAACATTAAGTGTTTATAAAATAAATACAATTAGAATAAATATAGAACCAGGAAAAGCTCCAAGATTAGAACAAATAGAAGAAGTAATAAGAAAAAATCCAGATGCAAAAGGAATAGTAATTGTTTATAATGAAACTTCAACTGGTACTACAGTTAGAGATTTACCAAAAATTTGTAAAATAGCAAAGGACTTTGGTTTAATAACTGTAGTAGATGCTATTTCTATTCTTGGTGGAGATGATCTTCCAGTTGATGAATGGGAAATAGATTTTTGTATAACTGCTTCTCAAAAATGCCTTGCTACTCCACCTGGTCTTGCAATAGTATCAGTTAGTAAAGATGCATGGAAAATGATAGAAAGAGAAAAACCAAGAAGTGATTATTTTGATTTAATTAAATATAAAAAATATAGAGATGAACAAAAAGAAACTCCATTTACTCCTGCAATAAATCTTTTCTATGCTCTTGATGAAGCTATTAATATAATATTAGAATATGGTCTTGATAAATGGATTAATAGACATAAAATTACATCAAAAGCATATTATACTGCAATAACTACAATGGGATTGCCTTTATTAGCTGAAGAATGGTGTAGATCAAATACAGTAATAGCTGTAAAAATGCCTAATGGAATTTCTGCAAAATTATTAAGAGAAATATTAGCAAATAAATATAGAGTTGTTGTAGCAGGAGGATTTGGAGGATTAAAGAATTCTATCTTTAGAATAGGAAATATGGGCTTAATAAATCCAAGGGATGTTCTTACTACTTTATCTTCAATAGAATCAGCATTCTTTGAATTAGGATATCCAATAAAATCTGGAATAGAATCAGCAATTCCAATATTAAAGAATCTTGATTAA
- a CDS encoding metallophosphoesterase — translation MNILAISDIHGREDVLKAILDDAKSFNIKAISISGDITNFGNYEDLERILKILENFGVPFFYVLGNCDPINLRNGIESLGICLESKCYNLFGYNIIGSGGSTPTPFNTPFEISEEELISNLKKAYSICKEITMILTHNPPFGSIVDKVRSGVHVGSKTFREFIIFSKPKIVQCGHIHEARGKEIIGNTIVFNPGPAMRGYYAIVSLENLEVKLSSL, via the coding sequence ATGAATATATTGGCTATTTCTGATATACATGGAAGAGAAGATGTTTTAAAAGCAATTTTAGATGATGCAAAATCTTTTAATATTAAAGCAATTTCCATATCTGGAGATATAACAAATTTTGGTAATTATGAAGATTTAGAAAGAATTTTAAAAATATTAGAAAATTTTGGAGTTCCCTTCTTTTATGTACTTGGTAATTGCGATCCTATTAATTTAAGAAATGGAATTGAATCACTTGGAATATGTTTAGAATCTAAATGTTATAATTTATTTGGATATAATATAATTGGTTCAGGTGGATCTACTCCAACACCTTTCAATACTCCTTTTGAAATAAGTGAAGAAGAATTAATTTCAAATTTAAAAAAAGCATATTCTATTTGTAAAGAAATAACTATGATTTTAACTCATAATCCTCCTTTTGGCTCAATAGTAGATAAAGTAAGAAGTGGAGTACATGTAGGAAGTAAAACTTTTAGAGAATTTATTATTTTTTCAAAACCAAAAATAGTACAATGTGGTCATATACATGAAGCAAGAGGAAAAGAAATTATAGGAAATACAATTGTCTTTAATCCTGGTCCTGCTATGCGTGGTTATTATGCCATAGTTTCATTAGAAAATTTAGAAGTTAAACTTTCTTCTTTATAA
- a CDS encoding haloacid dehalogenase — protein MENIIFEIEELLKQKDEKREILIINSREIIRKSGNAILAFHKKDLDKAMKLLDQAKKLLEDSLNICNQFPEYKHTGPLPQAMQEYAEAIITISLIKYGKLPSPKDIGITIESYLTGLADSIGEMRRQILDSLREDKIEESEKILRLMDEIYGLLKNIEYFKNIVPGLKRKIDIIRKIIEETRADITLAYHGRLIRNSIKEVEKFENIKRNFEKSK, from the coding sequence TTGGAAAATATAATATTTGAAATAGAAGAATTATTAAAACAAAAAGATGAAAAAAGAGAAATTTTAATAATAAATTCTAGAGAAATAATAAGAAAATCTGGAAATGCTATATTAGCATTTCATAAAAAAGATTTAGATAAAGCTATGAAATTATTAGATCAAGCAAAAAAATTACTTGAAGATTCTCTTAATATATGTAATCAATTTCCAGAGTATAAACATACTGGACCTCTTCCTCAAGCTATGCAAGAATATGCTGAAGCTATTATTACAATATCTTTAATAAAATATGGAAAATTACCATCTCCAAAAGATATTGGTATTACTATAGAGTCTTATTTAACAGGATTAGCTGATTCTATTGGTGAAATGAGAAGACAAATTTTAGATTCTTTAAGAGAAGATAAAATTGAAGAAAGTGAAAAAATTTTAAGATTAATGGATGAAATTTATGGTCTTTTAAAAAATATAGAATATTTTAAAAATATAGTTCCAGGATTAAAAAGAAAAATAGACATTATTAGAAAAATTATAGAAGAAACTAGAGCTGATATAACCTTGGCTTATCATGGAAGACTTATTAGAAATAGTATTAAAGAGGTGGAAAAATTTGAGAATATCAAAAGAAATTTTGAAAAAAGCAAATGA
- a CDS encoding SAM-dependent chlorinase/fluorinase, whose amino-acid sequence MIITLTTDFGSPYVGIVKGVIKSICEDVDIVEISSDIPPFDIKSGAFVLYSSYKFFPKGTIHLAIVDPGVGSERKAIAIKTKNYYFIGPDNGILIPAAMEDGILEVREINILLIEKPSSTFHGRDIFAPVAAILAKGFKFEDLGNEIKNYKIMNFFKAKYEDFIECEVIFIDRFGNLVLSIKEEDFKFKKEVELEYQGKKYYLKNVRTYYDVNKGELLILKGSSEFYEISIREGSAKDLLNVSVGSILKLR is encoded by the coding sequence ATGATAATAACACTAACTACTGATTTTGGAAGTCCTTATGTTGGAATAGTAAAAGGAGTTATTAAATCTATATGTGAAGATGTTGATATTGTAGAAATAAGTTCAGATATTCCTCCATTTGATATTAAAAGTGGAGCTTTTGTTTTATATTCTTCATATAAATTCTTTCCAAAAGGAACAATTCATTTAGCAATTGTTGATCCAGGTGTTGGATCAGAAAGAAAAGCAATTGCAATAAAAACAAAAAATTATTATTTCATAGGACCAGATAATGGTATTTTAATACCAGCTGCAATGGAAGATGGAATTTTAGAAGTTAGAGAAATAAATATATTATTAATAGAGAAACCATCAAGTACTTTCCATGGAAGAGATATATTTGCTCCAGTAGCAGCAATTTTAGCAAAAGGATTTAAATTTGAAGATTTAGGAAATGAAATTAAAAATTATAAAATTATGAACTTCTTTAAAGCTAAATATGAAGATTTTATAGAATGTGAAGTAATATTCATAGATAGATTTGGAAATTTAGTATTAAGTATAAAAGAAGAAGATTTTAAATTTAAAAAAGAAGTTGAATTAGAATATCAAGGAAAGAAATATTATTTAAAAAATGTAAGAACTTATTATGATGTAAATAAAGGAGAGTTATTAATATTGAAAGGAAGTAGTGAATTTTATGAAATATCAATTAGAGAAGGAAGTGCAAAGGATCTATTAAATGTATCAGTAGGAAGTATTTTAAAATTAAGGTGA
- the twy1 gene encoding 4-demethylwyosine synthase TYW1 has product MQVFKILKKQGYQIVGKHSGVKTCHWVRKALISNTICYKGKFYGIKTHRCLQMSPSVIFCTNRCIYCWRILPGEGGIQWEGTRILEEDDPKFIIENAIEAHRRALSGYKGNPKVIKEKIEEAMNPKHVAISLSGEPTLYSRISELIEEFKKREMTTFLVTNGTIPEVLEKIIEPTQLYISISAPSKHIYNKVCRPVYEENWDKLMKSISMLKSFNCPTVIRITLVKGLNMEDPEGYANIIKNGRPKYVEVKAYMHVGYSIWRLGVEAMPNHNEVLQFAKLIAKHSGYEIIDEVPASRVVLLTGD; this is encoded by the coding sequence TTGCAAGTTTTTAAAATTTTAAAAAAACAAGGTTATCAAATAGTAGGAAAACATTCAGGAGTAAAAACTTGTCATTGGGTAAGAAAAGCACTTATAAGTAATACTATTTGTTATAAAGGAAAATTCTATGGAATAAAAACTCATAGATGTTTACAAATGAGTCCTTCAGTAATTTTTTGTACGAATAGATGTATTTATTGTTGGAGAATTTTACCTGGTGAAGGAGGAATTCAATGGGAAGGTACTAGAATTTTAGAAGAAGATGATCCTAAATTTATAATTGAAAATGCCATAGAAGCTCATAGAAGAGCACTTTCAGGATATAAAGGAAATCCTAAAGTAATAAAAGAAAAAATTGAAGAAGCAATGAATCCTAAACATGTAGCAATTAGTTTAAGTGGAGAACCTACACTTTATTCAAGAATAAGTGAACTTATAGAAGAATTTAAGAAAAGAGAAATGACTACTTTTTTAGTTACTAATGGAACAATTCCAGAAGTTCTTGAAAAAATAATTGAACCAACTCAACTTTATATTTCTATTAGTGCTCCATCTAAGCATATTTATAATAAAGTATGTAGACCAGTTTATGAAGAAAATTGGGATAAATTAATGAAGTCTATATCTATGCTTAAAAGTTTTAATTGTCCAACTGTAATAAGAATAACTTTAGTTAAAGGTCTTAATATGGAAGATCCTGAAGGTTATGCAAATATTATAAAAAATGGAAGACCTAAATATGTAGAAGTAAAAGCATATATGCATGTAGGTTATTCTATATGGAGACTTGGAGTAGAAGCTATGCCAAATCATAATGAAGTTCTTCAATTTGCAAAATTAATTGCTAAACATTCTGGATATGAAATTATTGATGAAGTTCCTGCAAGTAGAGTAGTATTACTTACTGGTGATTAA
- a CDS encoding methylated-DNA--[protein]-cysteine S-methyltransferase has protein sequence MAKVSFLKTYLGWIAFAYDNSKLLANSIPFQNKYSALEFLKKVLLKRKILNYEFSFNRFISNEINSAILGNDYSIELSFENLSNFCIKVLKIVMKIPRGKVISYKTIAELINIKAYRAIGRALSKNPFPIIIPCHRVIKHNGSLGNYIGGKKLKELLLKNEGVEILNGKVMEKYLLLLNELIYHF, from the coding sequence ATGGCTAAAGTTTCATTTTTAAAAACTTATTTAGGATGGATAGCTTTTGCTTATGATAATTCAAAATTATTAGCAAATTCTATTCCATTTCAAAATAAATATAGTGCTTTAGAATTTTTGAAAAAAGTATTATTAAAAAGAAAAATTTTAAATTATGAATTTTCATTTAATAGATTTATTTCAAATGAAATAAATTCAGCAATTTTAGGAAATGATTATAGCATAGAGCTTTCATTTGAAAATCTTTCTAATTTTTGTATAAAAGTTTTAAAAATAGTTATGAAAATTCCAAGAGGTAAAGTAATAAGTTATAAAACAATAGCTGAATTAATTAATATAAAAGCTTATAGAGCAATAGGAAGAGCTTTATCTAAAAATCCATTTCCAATTATAATTCCATGTCATAGAGTAATAAAACATAATGGTTCTTTAGGAAATTATATTGGAGGAAAAAAATTAAAAGAATTATTATTAAAAAATGAAGGAGTAGAGATTCTTAATGGAAAAGTTATGGAGAAATATCTCCTCCTTTTAAATGAGTTAATTTATCACTTTTAG
- the cyaB gene encoding class IV adenylate cyclase — protein sequence MGKEIEVKAKIEEDLSEKILKIGGKFLSEKNQEDIYFEHPCKSFLESDEALRLRIENNKNILTFKGKREGRDLKIREELEIEVNDSKTLINILERLGFKKAYVIRKKRKEFLLNKTIICLDNVENLGFFIELEGGPEIIEIAKKLGLKNLTTDSYLEMIIKKKV from the coding sequence ATGGGAAAGGAAATTGAAGTAAAAGCAAAAATTGAAGAAGATTTAAGTGAAAAAATTTTAAAAATAGGAGGGAAATTTTTAAGTGAAAAAAATCAAGAAGATATTTATTTTGAACATCCTTGTAAAAGTTTTTTAGAAAGTGATGAAGCATTAAGATTAAGAATTGAAAATAATAAAAATATTTTAACTTTTAAAGGAAAAAGAGAAGGAAGAGATTTAAAAATTAGAGAAGAATTAGAAATTGAAGTTAATGATTCAAAAACTTTAATAAATATTTTAGAAAGACTTGGATTTAAAAAAGCTTATGTAATAAGGAAAAAAAGAAAAGAATTTTTATTAAATAAAACTATTATATGCTTAGATAATGTTGAAAATCTTGGATTTTTTATAGAATTAGAAGGAGGACCAGAAATAATAGAAATTGCAAAAAAACTTGGATTAAAGAATTTAACTACTGATTCTTATTTAGAAATGATTATAAAGAAGAAAGTTTAA
- a CDS encoding DUF504 domain-containing protein, translating to MKTIRDILNKIKWTSGLEGIEIIIIHRGAPNNEKIIKGEEIKDIAPRAIICENLIIPYHRVICIKKNGIEIWRKCKK from the coding sequence ATGAAGACTATTAGAGATATATTAAATAAAATTAAATGGACAAGTGGATTAGAAGGAATTGAAATTATAATAATTCATAGAGGTGCTCCTAATAATGAAAAAATTATAAAAGGTGAAGAAATTAAAGATATTGCTCCTAGAGCAATAATATGTGAGAATTTAATAATACCATATCATAGAGTAATTTGTATAAAGAAAAATGGAATAGAAATATGGAGAAAGTGTAAAAAATGA